One Papaver somniferum cultivar HN1 unplaced genomic scaffold, ASM357369v1 unplaced-scaffold_35, whole genome shotgun sequence DNA window includes the following coding sequences:
- the LOC113342202 gene encoding glutamic acid-rich protein-like, producing MPTSSSSDYDSDYSSSYSEEDSKIFAAKACANMDHAKEIINRMPLDELRAARDEILNRKERDEIMADYREKIRRNQQKVLRAEEKLRSCLDGVASDSDASDAEEELVWDLTERKSRPYPPHREIERLVKADLQDEYDEEDYWDAINGDLVEEEEFHSSDSDSAKEYDEDSTKDDDDADDDESDDSDD from the coding sequence ATGCCGACTTCCAGCAGCAGCGATTATGATTCTGATTATTCCTCCAGCTATTCTGAAGAGGATTCCAAGATTTTTGCGGCCAAGGCATGTGCCAATATGGATCATGCTAaggagataataaataggatgccCCTCGATGAGCTTAGAGCTGCTCGTGATGAAATCTTAAATAGAAAAGAGAGGGATGAGATAATGGCTGATTATCGGGAGAAAATACGTAGAAATCAGCAAAAAGTACTAAGAGCTGAGGAGAAACTTCGATCTTGTCTTGATGGTGTAGCTTCAGACTCAGATGCTTCAGATGCCGAGGAAGAACTCGTATGGGATCTGACAGAACGCAAGAGTAGGCCGTATCCACCGCACAGGGAGATTGAGCGATTGGTTAAGGCTGATCTCCAAGATGAATATGATGAAGAAGACTATTGGGACGCGATAAATGGCGATCTCGTCGAGGAAGAAGAATTCCATAGCTCGGACAGCGATTCTGCAAAGGAGTATGATGAGGATTCCACGAAGGACGATGATGATGCTGATGACGATGAATCCGACGATTCCGACGATTAG